The following coding sequences lie in one Rhinolophus ferrumequinum isolate MPI-CBG mRhiFer1 chromosome 16, mRhiFer1_v1.p, whole genome shotgun sequence genomic window:
- the LOC117036205 gene encoding cytochrome P450 2C18-like, whose translation MDPAVFLVSCLCCLLLLSLWKQSSGKGNLPPGPTPLPVIGNILQLDVKNISKSLSNLSKVYGPVFTVYFGMNPTVVLYGYEAVKEALIDLGEDFSGRGRFPVFDRVNKGFGVLFSNGKRWKEMRRFSLMTLRNFGMGKRSIEDRVQEEARCLVEELRKTNASPCDPTFILGCAPCNVICSIIFQNRFDYKDQNFLKIMQAFNENVNIVSSAWIQICNTFPVLFDYFPGNYTKFHKNFDFVKSYVMEKTREHQESLDVNNPRDFIDCFLIKMEQEKHNPQLEFTFENLKNTVTDLFGAGTETTSTTLRYALLLLLKHPEVTAKVQEEIECVVGRHRSPCMQDRSHMPYTDAVVHEVQRYIDLVPTNLPHSVIRDVKFRNYLIPKGTTIFTSLTSVLHSDKEFPNPEVFDPGHFLDESGNFKKSDYFMPFSAGKRICVGEGLARLELFLFLTTILQHFTLKSVVDPKDIDTTAVVNGFVSVPPPYKLCFIPV comes from the exons ATGGATCCAGCTGTCTTCCTGGTGTCCTGCCTCTGCTGTTTGCTTCTCCTTTCACTGTGGAAACAGAGCTCTGGGAAGGGGAACCTCCCGCCGGGCCCCACTCCTCTCCCAGTTATTGGAAATATCCTGCAGCTAGATGTGAAGAACATCAGCAAATCCTTAAGCAAT CTCTCAAAAGTCTATGGCCCTGTGTTCACCGTGTATTTTGGCATGAACCCCACTGTGGTGCTGTATGGATATGAAGCAGTGAAGGAAGCCCTGATTGATCTGGGAGAGGACTTTTCTGGAAGAGGCAGATTCCCAGTGTTTGATAGAGTTAATAAAGGATTTG GAGTCCTTTTCAGCAATGGAAAGAGATGGAAGGAGATGCGGCGCTTCTCTCTGATGACCCTACGGAATTTCGGGATGGGGAAGAGGAGCATTGAAGACCGCGTTCAGGAGGAAGCCCGCTGTTTGGTGGAGGAGTTGAGAAAAACCAATG cttcacccTGTGATCCCACTTTTAtcctgggctgtgctccctgcaatgTGATCTGCTCCATTATTTTCCAGAATCGTTTTGATTATAAAGAccagaattttctaaaaataatgcaAGCTTTTAATGAAAATGTCAACATTGTGAGCTCTGCATGGATACAG ATCTGCAATACTTTCCCTGTTCTCTTTGATTATTTCCCAGGGAATTATaccaaatttcataaaaattttgattttgtaaaatcTTATGTTATGGAGAAAACAAGGGAACATCAAGAATCCCTGGACGTTAACAATCCTCGGGACTTTATTGATTGTTTCCTGATTAAAATGGAGCAG GAAAAGCACAATCCACAGTTGGAGTTTActtttgaaaacttgaaaaacactGTAACGGATTTGTTTGGAGCCGGGACAGAGACAACGAGCACCACGCTGAGATATGCTCTCCTGCTCCTGCTGAAGCACCCGGAGGTCACAG CTAAAGTCCAGGAAGAGATTGAGTGTGTGGTTGGTAGACACCGGAGCCCCTGCATGCAGGACAGGAGCCACATGCCCTACACGGATGCCGTGGTGCACGAGGTCCAGAGATACATAGACCTTGTCCCCACCAATCTGCCCCATTCGGTGATTCGTGATGTTAAATTCAGAAACTACCTCATCCCCAAG GGCACAACCATATTCACGTCTCTGACTTCTGTGCTACACAGTGACAAAGAATTCCCCAACCCAGAGGTATTCGACCCTGGCCACTTCTTGGATGAGAGTGGCAATTTTAAGAAGAGTGATTACTTCATGCCTTTCTCAGCAG gaaaacgAATATGTGTAGGAGAGGGCCTGGCCCGCCTGGAGCTGTTTTTATTCCTGACCACCATTTTACAGCACTTTACCCTGAAATCTGTGGTTGACCCAAAGGACATTGACACTACTGCAGTTGTCAATGGGTTTGTTTCTGTGCCGCCACCTTACAAGCTCTGCTTCATTCCTGTGTGA